The Gemmata palustris genome includes a region encoding these proteins:
- a CDS encoding carboxymuconolactone decarboxylase family protein, with amino-acid sequence MRFAFALLTGLIFVPFDSVFAADPKPTDAPLPIPLTRPEMKQYLEDMKLRKPRIPLPELTEEDKKKLGDRGQGYEGRLRYHYMPSSGDGRGGSGFSFGPAGTEAALDNTFKVQLFWIVCRTNNCQYCQGHQESKLLRAGQKEDEIAALDGDWKNFTEAQQAAFAFARKFTYEPNRLNDADIDGLRKHYKDAEILEMILSMAGNNAINRWKEGAGVPQSQGGGGFGGKEPADPTAKHTYLTPTAEKNKTLVSKVAPLTIDAKTGEPTRQTICRRPELEPRDVVEKELEKARTRKPRLPLVDQDKARAVVPEDFPKGDLPQWVRLLATFPVQGKARVASQVNAEEKGDLKPLLKAQVSWIIARQDRAWYATGLAKKQLLALGQSEEQIYKLDGEWKDYTPTERAQFTLAKKLSASPVVLTDDDVAAAVKLVGPRDVVQLISYVTTRASFDRITESAGLQLEK; translated from the coding sequence ATGCGTTTCGCGTTTGCACTCCTGACGGGACTGATCTTTGTCCCGTTCGACTCCGTGTTCGCGGCCGACCCCAAGCCGACGGACGCGCCGCTGCCCATCCCGCTCACGCGCCCGGAGATGAAGCAGTACCTCGAAGACATGAAGCTCCGCAAGCCGCGCATCCCGCTCCCGGAACTGACCGAGGAGGACAAGAAGAAACTCGGCGACCGCGGGCAGGGGTACGAGGGCCGGCTCCGCTACCACTACATGCCCAGCAGCGGCGACGGGCGCGGCGGCAGCGGGTTCAGCTTCGGCCCCGCGGGGACCGAGGCCGCCCTGGACAACACCTTCAAGGTGCAACTGTTCTGGATCGTGTGCCGCACCAACAACTGCCAATACTGCCAGGGCCACCAGGAGAGCAAACTGCTCCGCGCCGGCCAGAAAGAGGACGAAATCGCGGCCCTCGACGGTGACTGGAAGAACTTCACCGAGGCGCAACAAGCCGCGTTCGCGTTCGCGCGGAAGTTCACCTACGAACCGAACCGGCTCAACGACGCGGACATTGACGGGTTGCGGAAGCACTACAAGGACGCGGAGATCCTGGAAATGATCCTCTCGATGGCGGGCAACAACGCCATCAACCGGTGGAAAGAGGGCGCGGGCGTACCGCAATCGCAGGGCGGGGGCGGCTTCGGCGGCAAGGAGCCGGCCGACCCGACCGCGAAGCACACCTACCTCACGCCGACCGCGGAGAAGAACAAGACGCTCGTCTCAAAGGTCGCGCCGCTCACGATCGACGCGAAGACCGGCGAACCCACGCGCCAGACGATTTGCCGCCGGCCCGAACTGGAACCGCGCGACGTGGTGGAGAAGGAACTCGAAAAGGCCCGCACGCGCAAACCGCGGCTGCCGCTGGTGGACCAGGACAAGGCCCGCGCGGTCGTGCCGGAGGACTTCCCGAAGGGCGATCTGCCCCAATGGGTCCGGTTGCTCGCGACGTTCCCGGTACAAGGTAAGGCCCGGGTCGCGAGCCAGGTGAATGCGGAGGAGAAGGGCGACCTGAAGCCGCTCCTCAAAGCGCAGGTGAGCTGGATCATCGCGCGCCAGGACCGCGCCTGGTACGCGACCGGGCTGGCGAAGAAGCAACTGCTCGCGCTCGGCCAGTCGGAGGAACAGATCTACAAGCTCGACGGCGAGTGGAAGGACTACACCCCGACCGAACGCGCGCAGTTCACGCTCGCGAAGAAGTTGTCCGCGTCGCCGGTCGTGCTGACGGACGACGACGTGGCCGCGGCGGTGAAGTTGGTCGGCCCGCGCGACGTGGTGCAACTCATCAGCTACGTGACCACCCGTGCGTCCTTCGACCGCATCACCGAGTCCGCCGGGCTCCAGTTGGAGAAATAA
- a CDS encoding ATP-grasp domain-containing protein, translated as MSITVLALASYFKGNRFLERLKAEGCTVYLLTVESALKEAWNRGACDEVFAVGNFHDRRALINAVAYLMRGRKVDRIVALDDFDVEVGANLREHFRMTDTGHGESVARFFRDKLAMRTKAREIGVRIPDFCPIFNHDDVRAFLARVPGPWLVKPRSEASAAGIRKLKTADEVWKRIDELGDDQSFCLIEQMVPGDLFHVDSLCADGRVVFAEVNAYWRPLLDVYQGGGVYATRTVPRDRPEVDELKRANAQVLEGFGLGWGASHTEFMKAHADGQCYFIETSARVGGANTAEMVEHATGVNLWSEWAKLELCRGTHAYAVPPLQQRFAGVVISLARQEHPDTSGFTDPEIVYRMTTKNHIGFVVAADTPQRVEDLLTQYMDRITRDFHAVLPASDKVSI; from the coding sequence ATGTCAATCACCGTTCTCGCACTCGCGTCTTACTTCAAGGGCAACCGGTTCCTTGAACGGCTCAAGGCCGAAGGGTGTACGGTCTACCTGCTCACCGTCGAGTCCGCGCTCAAAGAGGCGTGGAACCGGGGCGCCTGCGACGAGGTGTTCGCGGTCGGCAACTTCCACGACCGGCGCGCGCTCATCAACGCGGTCGCGTACCTCATGCGGGGGCGCAAGGTCGATCGCATCGTGGCGCTGGATGATTTCGATGTGGAGGTGGGCGCGAACCTGCGCGAGCACTTCCGGATGACGGACACCGGGCACGGGGAATCGGTCGCGCGCTTCTTCCGCGACAAACTCGCGATGCGCACGAAGGCCCGTGAGATCGGGGTGCGCATCCCGGACTTCTGCCCGATCTTCAATCACGACGACGTGCGGGCGTTTCTCGCCCGCGTACCGGGGCCGTGGCTCGTCAAGCCGCGCTCCGAAGCGTCCGCGGCCGGTATCCGCAAGCTCAAGACCGCCGACGAGGTTTGGAAGCGCATCGACGAACTGGGCGACGACCAGTCGTTCTGCCTGATCGAACAGATGGTGCCCGGCGACCTGTTCCACGTCGATTCGCTCTGCGCGGACGGGCGCGTGGTCTTCGCGGAGGTCAACGCCTACTGGCGCCCACTGCTCGACGTGTACCAGGGCGGCGGCGTGTACGCGACGCGCACGGTACCGCGCGACCGCCCGGAAGTGGACGAGTTGAAGCGCGCCAATGCTCAAGTGTTAGAGGGCTTTGGGCTGGGGTGGGGCGCGTCACACACCGAGTTCATGAAGGCCCACGCGGACGGGCAGTGTTATTTCATCGAGACGAGTGCCCGCGTCGGCGGCGCGAACACCGCGGAGATGGTCGAACACGCGACCGGCGTGAACCTGTGGTCCGAATGGGCGAAACTGGAGTTGTGTCGCGGAACGCACGCCTATGCGGTCCCGCCGTTACAGCAGCGCTTCGCCGGAGTAGTGATTTCGCTCGCGCGGCAAGAGCACCCGGACACGTCCGGCTTCACCGACCCGGAGATCGTGTACCGGATGACGACCAAGAACCACATTGGGTTCGTCGTCGCGGCCGACACCCCGCAGCGCGTCGAAGACTTGCTCACGCAGTACATGGACCGCATCACGCGCGACTTCCACGCGGTCCTACCGGCCTCGGATAAGGTCTCGATTTAG